Proteins from a single region of Nitrososphaerota archaeon:
- a CDS encoding thiamine pyrophosphate-dependent enzyme: protein MSIKSLKELPKEELFASGHRMCAGCGPAICVRQTLIAAGRPVIMVSATGCVEVSTTIYPYTSWKIPWIHIAFENAAAVASGIEAALKKLSKDGKAKKCDIIAFAGDGGTFDIGLQALSGAIERGHDFLYICYDNEAYMNTGIQRSGATPHGAETTTSPAGSVIPGKKEYKKRLTDIIIAHDPAYAATASIAYWKDYMNKVIKGLNANGPAFIHVFAPCPRGWRFPSNQTINIARLAVETRYFPLYEYENGKYTLSLDIPKPKPIEEFIKPQRRFRHLLEPKNRNVLEELKMDIERNWERIKKLCTL from the coding sequence ATGAGTATAAAATCTCTTAAAGAATTACCAAAAGAAGAATTATTTGCATCAGGGCATAGAATGTGTGCTGGATGTGGGCCTGCAATATGTGTTAGGCAAACATTAATTGCAGCTGGAAGACCTGTAATAATGGTTTCAGCTACAGGTTGTGTTGAAGTATCAACTACAATTTATCCTTATACTTCTTGGAAAATCCCTTGGATACATATTGCATTTGAAAATGCAGCTGCAGTAGCAAGTGGAATAGAAGCAGCTCTTAAGAAACTTTCTAAAGATGGTAAAGCTAAGAAATGTGATATAATAGCTTTTGCAGGAGATGGTGGAACATTTGATATAGGCTTACAAGCTCTTTCAGGAGCAATTGAAAGAGGGCATGATTTTCTATATATATGTTATGATAATGAAGCTTATATGAATACTGGAATACAAAGGTCAGGAGCAACTCCTCATGGTGCTGAAACAACTACTTCTCCAGCTGGGTCTGTTATACCTGGAAAGAAAGAATATAAAAAGAGATTAACAGATATCATTATTGCACATGATCCAGCATATGCTGCAACAGCATCAATAGCTTATTGGAAAGATTATATGAATAAAGTCATAAAGGGATTAAATGCAAATGGTCCTGCATTTATACATGTTTTTGCACCTTGTCCAAGAGGATGGCGATTTCCATCAAATCAAACAATAAATATTGCAAGATTAGCTGTAGAAACAAGATATTTCCCATTATATGAATATGAAAATGGAAAATATACTCTAAGCTTAGATATACCTAAACCAAAACCTATTGAAGAATTTATTAAACCTCAAAGACGTTTTAGGCATTTATTAGAACCTAAAAATAGGAATGTACTTGAAGAATTAAAAATGGATATTGAGAGAAATTGGGAAAGAATTAAGAAGCTTTGTACTTTATAA
- a CDS encoding Lrp/AsnC family transcriptional regulator — protein sequence MIKKLDKKNIELLKLLQKDGRASYTALAKEIGISETAIYMRMKKLMNEGYIKKFQAILDSNKLGLNLIAFIGIKASPSKYDDVLKALVKMPEICELYDVTGEYYCLAKVRSMNQEELAKILDKIGHIDGVISSDTKIVLRTIKETLEIPIEILFKETQS from the coding sequence TTGATAAAAAAATTAGATAAAAAAAATATAGAATTGCTTAAACTTCTTCAAAAAGATGGTAGAGCGTCTTATACTGCTCTTGCTAAAGAAATTGGAATAAGCGAAACAGCAATTTATATGCGTATGAAAAAACTTATGAATGAAGGTTATATTAAAAAATTTCAAGCAATTTTAGATTCAAATAAATTAGGGTTAAATTTAATAGCTTTTATAGGAATTAAAGCATCCCCATCTAAGTATGATGATGTTTTAAAAGCATTAGTAAAAATGCCTGAAATATGTGAATTATACGATGTTACTGGAGAATATTATTGCTTAGCTAAAGTAAGAAGTATGAATCAAGAAGAATTAGCAAAAATATTAGATAAAATAGGTCATATAGATGGAGTAATATCGAGTGATACAAAAATAGTTTTACGTACAATTAAAGAAACTCTTGAAATTCCAATAGAAATATTGTTTAAGGAAACTCAATCATAG
- a CDS encoding type II secretion system F family protein — MRIVEKIKPWIKNMILLSMLLKDPDKEASILCLNLFFSLFYLPIILIYSFYELFFLVFLIIIFIPIIKTYFIFFDKIRERKERIDSEIPFFTFFSSIVSRSGISLYQAFIKSIKIPEIFKQFSKEGAFIRRDVEYLGYGVLEGLEKNALNNPCEEFKRLVLSVTSVWRSGGDIVTTLENKAEEYIEILEEKWENFSEQISDIGEFLGIIFLGFSIGIISIGIAFPYLSINLLNLFAGIIIPILTFIAFIIIRNVTPRTYNNYDFSKKNLLACFSISIVSFIFLLENKLPFPLIIAIIISIISITIQLIMYKQIIEIKSAEDVLQRFARDVTEYKKIGNNIIEAIKKCSKYNNYNSTFNNFLKKVINRFKLGLNMYEAGKIHKNWLVRILFFLFNEVEESGGSPYLLEKIIELFRRYNISKKKAINKVKLYFLISFSSPFLISFICALMLAVLSGTGLESLRIGSFSIATSTQMKQIIDISMIIAIEVSVSLSFLLNRAIEGDCFSTYRILFTCLIFIFSYIFFPYLTKYIENILLSSNEFGVVFP, encoded by the coding sequence ATGAGAATTGTAGAAAAAATTAAACCTTGGATAAAAAACATGATTCTTTTATCAATGCTTTTAAAGGATCCTGATAAAGAAGCTTCCATTCTATGTTTAAATTTATTTTTTTCTTTATTTTATTTACCAATAATTTTAATCTATAGTTTTTATGAATTATTTTTCCTAGTATTTTTAATAATAATTTTTATACCTATTATTAAAACATATTTTATATTTTTTGATAAAATTAGAGAAAGAAAAGAAAGGATTGATTCTGAAATTCCATTTTTTACATTTTTTTCAAGCATAGTTTCAAGAAGTGGAATATCACTTTATCAAGCTTTTATTAAATCAATAAAGATTCCAGAAATATTTAAACAATTTAGTAAAGAAGGAGCATTTATTAGAAGAGATGTAGAATATCTTGGATATGGAGTATTGGAAGGTTTAGAGAAGAATGCTTTAAACAATCCATGTGAAGAATTTAAAAGATTGGTATTAAGTGTTACGAGTGTTTGGCGTAGTGGAGGAGATATAGTTACAACACTTGAAAATAAAGCTGAAGAATATATTGAAATTTTAGAAGAAAAATGGGAGAATTTTTCTGAGCAAATAAGTGATATAGGAGAGTTTCTTGGAATAATTTTTCTAGGTTTTTCAATAGGAATTATAAGCATTGGCATAGCATTTCCATATCTTTCAATAAATTTATTAAATCTTTTTGCTGGAATAATTATTCCAATTTTAACATTTATAGCATTTATAATAATAAGAAATGTTACTCCAAGAACTTATAATAATTATGATTTTTCTAAAAAGAATTTACTTGCATGTTTTTCTATAAGTATTGTAAGTTTTATATTTCTACTAGAGAATAAATTACCATTCCCATTAATTATTGCTATTATTATATCTATAATTTCTATAACTATTCAATTAATAATGTATAAACAAATTATAGAAATTAAATCTGCTGAAGATGTTCTTCAAAGATTTGCTAGAGATGTAACAGAGTATAAAAAAATTGGAAATAATATCATTGAAGCTATTAAAAAATGTAGCAAGTATAATAATTACAATTCAACTTTTAATAATTTTTTAAAAAAAGTAATCAATAGATTTAAATTAGGTCTTAATATGTATGAAGCAGGAAAGATTCATAAAAATTGGCTTGTAAGAATATTATTCTTTCTATTTAATGAAGTAGAAGAAAGTGGAGGAAGCCCTTATCTTTTAGAAAAAATAATCGAATTATTTAGAAGGTATAATATTTCAAAGAAAAAAGCCATTAATAAAGTTAAATTGTATTTTTTAATATCTTTTTCCTCACCTTTTTTAATATCATTCATATGTGCTTTAATGCTTGCAGTTTTATCTGGAACAGGTTTAGAATCTTTAAGAATTGGCAGTTTTTCCATTGCAACATCTACTCAAATGAAACAAATAATAGATATATCTATGATTATTGCTATTGAAGTAAGTGTTTCCCTTTCTTTTTTATTGAATAGAGCTATTGAAGGAGATTGTTTTTCAACTTATAGAATACTTTTTACATGTTTGATTTTTATTTTTTCTTATATATTTTTCCCTTATTTAACAAAGTATATTGAAAATATTTTACTAAGTTCTAATGAATTTGGAGTTGTTTTTCCTTGA
- the porA gene encoding pyruvate ferredoxin oxidoreductase, with protein sequence MSSSCNNYEGGIEMKEQKVIAISGDEAVAYAAKQCKPDVVAAYPITPQTIIVERFSEYVANGEVDSEFICVESEHSALSACIGASLAGARVFTATSSQGLALMHEMLYIASGLRCPIVMAIVNRALSAPINIHGDHSDIMGSRDSGWIDIFCENSQEAYDFTIQAFKLSEDHDILLPVSVNLDGFILSHAVEDIKALPDEYVSKFLPERIPYYTLDAEKPITIGALALPDYYFEIKRQQDEAYKKVLNKFKEITKDFSKFSGRKYDVIDAFQIDDAKIALIGMGSTIGTAKYIVKQLRKKGKKYGVIGIRMYRPFPIKEIVRALENVKALAILDRALSPGAISAPLGLDIKALLYEYNIKIPVINFVYGLGGRDMSPKDIVTIFNRTERIAKRKIIPHGYEYIGVRE encoded by the coding sequence ATGTCCAGTTCATGTAATAATTATGAAGGAGGAATAGAAATGAAGGAACAAAAAGTTATTGCAATATCTGGAGATGAGGCAGTAGCATATGCTGCTAAACAATGTAAGCCAGACGTTGTAGCAGCATATCCGATAACACCACAAACAATAATAGTTGAAAGATTTAGTGAATATGTTGCTAATGGTGAAGTAGATAGTGAATTTATATGTGTTGAGTCAGAACATTCTGCATTATCTGCATGTATAGGTGCAAGTTTAGCTGGAGCAAGAGTTTTTACAGCTACTTCAAGTCAAGGATTAGCATTAATGCATGAAATGCTTTATATTGCTTCAGGTTTAAGATGCCCAATAGTAATGGCTATAGTTAATAGAGCACTATCTGCACCTATAAATATTCATGGAGATCATTCTGATATAATGGGTTCAAGAGATTCAGGATGGATAGATATTTTCTGTGAAAATTCTCAAGAAGCATACGATTTTACTATACAAGCTTTTAAACTTAGTGAGGATCATGATATATTATTACCCGTATCGGTAAATCTGGATGGTTTCATTTTATCACATGCAGTAGAAGATATAAAAGCTTTACCAGATGAATATGTTTCAAAATTTTTGCCAGAAAGAATTCCATATTATACTCTTGATGCTGAAAAACCTATTACAATAGGAGCATTAGCTTTACCTGATTATTATTTTGAAATAAAGCGTCAACAAGATGAAGCATACAAAAAAGTTTTAAACAAATTTAAAGAAATAACAAAAGATTTTTCTAAATTTTCTGGAAGAAAATACGATGTAATAGATGCTTTTCAAATTGATGATGCTAAAATTGCTTTAATAGGAATGGGAAGTACTATTGGAACAGCTAAATATATTGTTAAGCAATTAAGGAAGAAAGGGAAGAAATATGGTGTAATAGGTATTAGAATGTATAGGCCATTTCCAATAAAAGAAATTGTTAGAGCTTTAGAAAATGTTAAAGCTTTAGCGATTTTAGATCGTGCATTAAGTCCCGGTGCTATAAGTGCTCCATTAGGATTGGATATTAAAGCATTATTATATGAATATAATATTAAAATTCCAGTAATAAATTTTGTTTATGGGTTAGGTGGAAGAGATATGTCTCCTAAAGACATTGTAACAATTTTTAATCGTACAGAAAGAATTGCTAAAAGGAAAATAATTCCACATGGATATGAATACATAGGAGTGAGAGAATAA
- the speB gene encoding agmatinase, whose amino-acid sequence MSLKEIEYLLTISEKFLGNPCPYEESKYVFFGVPYDLTSTYRIGSRYAPKAIREASNMIEVYSFRSSLNPLEIKFSDIGDLNIVYNLRKNLDNTRKIVDTIHKDGKIPILIGGEHTFTYSMIDYRIEDLALIVFDAHLDLRNEYLEEKWCHATFMRRIIENFPNIRIVYLGTRAIDIEELEYLKKLGIPYFTSYNIYENILEVKNFLKKFLENIKKVHVSIDMDVLDPCYAPAVGNPEPDGITYMQLLDLLGSIINEKIISLDLVEVSPIWDNGQTSIQAAKILIEALCFIEKARLNIE is encoded by the coding sequence ATGTCTTTAAAAGAAATAGAATATTTGCTTACAATAAGTGAAAAATTTTTAGGAAATCCATGTCCTTATGAAGAATCTAAATATGTTTTTTTTGGGGTACCATATGATTTAACTTCAACTTATAGAATTGGTTCAAGATATGCTCCTAAAGCAATTAGAGAAGCTTCAAATATGATTGAAGTATATAGTTTTAGAAGCTCTCTCAATCCTTTAGAAATAAAATTTTCTGATATAGGGGATCTTAATATTGTATATAACCTTAGAAAAAATTTAGATAATACTAGGAAAATAGTTGATACAATTCATAAAGATGGAAAAATCCCTATTTTAATTGGTGGAGAACATACTTTTACTTATAGCATGATTGATTATAGAATTGAGGATTTAGCTTTAATAGTTTTTGATGCTCATTTAGATTTAAGGAATGAATATTTAGAAGAAAAATGGTGTCATGCAACTTTTATGAGAAGAATAATAGAAAATTTTCCAAATATTAGGATAGTTTATTTAGGAACTAGAGCAATAGATATTGAAGAATTGGAATATTTAAAAAAATTAGGAATACCATATTTTACAAGTTATAATATTTATGAAAATATTTTAGAAGTTAAAAATTTTTTAAAAAAATTCTTAGAAAATATTAAGAAGGTTCATGTAAGCATAGATATGGACGTACTAGATCCATGTTATGCACCAGCAGTAGGAAATCCAGAACCAGATGGAATAACATATATGCAACTTCTTGATTTATTAGGAAGTATAATTAATGAAAAAATTATTAGTTTAGATCTTGTTGAAGTTTCCCCAATATGGGATAATGGGCAAACAAGTATTCAAGCTGCTAAAATACTTATAGAAGCTTTATGTTTTATAGAAAAAGCAAGATTAAATATTGAATAA
- a CDS encoding 2-oxoacid:acceptor oxidoreductase family protein, with product MLIEIRWHGRGGQGVVTVSRLLAEAAALEGKHVQAFPEFGPERSGAPVTGYTRISDEPIEIHSAVYDPEIVVVIDPTLIKTVNVVEGIEKNGYVILNYPSLDKNLRKELNLSLKNRIFVVDGNKISREILGQPIANTAMMGALIKAYPLIKFESLEKILKERFKGEIGERNVLVAKKAYEEVKEIE from the coding sequence ATGCTTATTGAAATAAGATGGCATGGTAGAGGAGGACAAGGAGTTGTTACAGTTAGTAGACTTTTAGCTGAAGCTGCTGCTCTTGAGGGTAAACATGTTCAAGCTTTTCCTGAATTCGGTCCAGAAAGATCTGGAGCACCTGTTACAGGTTATACAAGAATTAGTGATGAGCCAATTGAAATTCATAGTGCTGTATATGATCCAGAGATAGTTGTTGTCATAGATCCTACATTAATAAAAACAGTAAATGTTGTAGAAGGTATTGAAAAAAATGGTTATGTAATACTTAATTATCCATCTTTAGATAAAAATTTAAGGAAAGAGTTGAATCTTAGTTTAAAAAATAGGATTTTTGTAGTTGATGGTAATAAAATATCACGCGAAATTCTTGGACAACCAATCGCTAATACAGCTATGATGGGTGCATTAATAAAAGCTTATCCATTAATTAAATTTGAAAGTTTAGAAAAAATTTTAAAAGAAAGGTTTAAAGGAGAAATTGGAGAAAGAAATGTTTTAGTTGCTAAAAAAGCATATGAGGAGGTAAAAGAAATTGAGTAA
- a CDS encoding DNA-directed DNA polymerase I, translating to MSIGSMNKNLFDYLFNNKKDENIYFLLGSGYDGSKGKAYLKLLDPKKQEIILLYDETNHKPYCYSKSNIEELKNREDLVKAGAINFIQEEKYDPLIDSYIKVTKIIASDPLSIGGRKDSIREIIETWESDIPYHLNYLYDMNLIPGMPYKIENGILKMVSSLNEINKMINEKFNNKNEEEKKEIAKWLLLLEAEQPEIKYVSIDLEVLSPISTRVPNPAKAEYPIISIAFVGSDGLKRVLMLKIKENVENIENKEFTVTFFNNEREMLREAFNILNKYPCVVTFNGDDFDLPYLKNRAEKLNMSKEEIPITISKEGASLERGIHIDLYRFFFNKSIQVYAFGNAYRENTLDGVAKSILGRGKIEILKNLSELSSKELAEYNFGDASLVYDLVTINNKLVIKLLIVLSRISMMPIEDVCRHGVSGWIKSLFYYEHRKRNYLIPRPEDIIKEKGVISTKAIIEGKKYRGAIVVQPLPGVHFNVIVLDFASLYPSALKIWNLSYETVRCPHPECRNNLIPETTHWVCKKIKGLQSLIIGCLRDIRVEWYKPKSSDKNLTQEKRIWYDVVQKALKVFLNASYGVFGAEAFPLYCPPVAEGTAAIGRYALLKTVEKAKEMNIKIIYGDTDSLFLKTQNYETIEKLIKWTKESMGLDLEIDKIYNYVVFSSRKKNYLGVTNKGIVDVKGLTGKKRHVPEFIKKAFNEMLNELKNVKNEKDFEIAKERIGNLIREWYFKLKRGDFALEELAFHIMISRKPEKYMKTTPQHVKAAKKLESQGYDIVAGDIISFVKTKNKEGVEPLQLARKDQIDTEKYIEYLRSTFEQVLDALGIDFNNIVGVTSLESFL from the coding sequence ATGAGTATAGGAAGCATGAATAAAAATCTTTTTGATTATTTATTCAATAATAAAAAAGATGAAAATATATATTTCCTACTTGGTTCAGGATATGATGGTTCAAAAGGAAAAGCTTATTTAAAGCTTTTAGATCCGAAGAAACAAGAAATAATTTTATTATATGATGAAACAAATCATAAACCATACTGTTATTCAAAAAGTAATATAGAGGAATTAAAGAATAGAGAAGACTTAGTTAAAGCAGGAGCAATAAATTTTATTCAAGAAGAAAAATATGATCCTTTAATAGATAGTTATATTAAAGTTACAAAAATTATCGCTTCAGACCCTTTATCAATAGGTGGGAGGAAAGATTCTATAAGGGAAATTATAGAAACATGGGAATCTGATATACCATATCATTTGAACTATCTTTATGATATGAATTTAATACCTGGAATGCCATATAAGATAGAAAATGGAATATTAAAAATGGTTTCCTCTTTAAATGAAATTAATAAAATGATTAATGAAAAATTTAATAATAAAAATGAAGAAGAAAAAAAGGAAATAGCAAAATGGCTTTTATTACTTGAAGCTGAACAACCAGAAATAAAGTATGTATCTATAGATTTAGAAGTACTTTCCCCAATTTCAACTCGAGTTCCAAATCCTGCTAAAGCTGAATATCCTATAATTTCAATTGCTTTTGTTGGATCTGATGGATTAAAAAGAGTTCTAATGTTAAAAATTAAAGAAAATGTTGAAAATATTGAAAATAAGGAATTTACAGTAACATTTTTCAATAATGAAAGAGAAATGCTTCGTGAAGCTTTTAATATATTAAATAAATATCCCTGTGTAGTAACTTTTAATGGAGATGATTTCGATCTTCCATATCTTAAGAATAGAGCAGAAAAATTAAATATGAGTAAAGAGGAAATTCCTATTACTATATCTAAAGAAGGGGCTTCTCTTGAAAGGGGAATACATATAGATTTATATAGATTTTTCTTTAATAAATCAATTCAAGTTTATGCATTTGGAAATGCTTATAGAGAAAATACTTTAGATGGTGTTGCTAAAAGCATTCTAGGAAGAGGGAAAATAGAAATTTTAAAAAATTTATCTGAATTATCGAGTAAAGAATTAGCAGAATATAATTTTGGCGATGCTTCATTAGTATATGATTTAGTAACGATTAATAATAAGCTTGTTATAAAACTTTTAATTGTTTTATCTAGAATAAGCATGATGCCAATTGAAGATGTATGCAGGCATGGAGTTTCTGGATGGATTAAAAGTTTATTTTATTATGAACATAGAAAAAGAAATTATTTAATTCCAAGGCCTGAAGATATTATTAAAGAGAAAGGTGTAATATCTACAAAAGCAATTATAGAGGGGAAAAAATATAGAGGAGCAATAGTTGTTCAACCACTTCCAGGAGTTCATTTTAATGTTATAGTTTTAGATTTTGCATCATTATATCCTTCAGCTTTAAAAATTTGGAATTTAAGTTATGAAACAGTAAGATGTCCTCATCCAGAATGTAGAAATAATTTAATACCTGAAACTACTCATTGGGTATGTAAAAAAATAAAAGGATTACAAAGTTTAATAATTGGATGCTTAAGAGATATTAGAGTTGAGTGGTATAAACCTAAAAGTTCTGATAAAAATTTAACTCAAGAAAAAAGGATATGGTATGATGTTGTACAAAAAGCTTTAAAAGTATTTTTGAATGCAAGTTATGGAGTTTTTGGAGCAGAAGCTTTTCCACTATATTGTCCACCAGTTGCTGAAGGTACAGCTGCAATAGGAAGATATGCTCTTTTAAAAACTGTAGAAAAGGCTAAAGAAATGAATATAAAAATTATTTATGGAGATACAGATTCTCTTTTCTTAAAAACTCAAAATTATGAAACAATAGAAAAATTAATAAAATGGACTAAAGAAAGCATGGGTCTTGATTTAGAAATAGATAAAATTTATAATTATGTTGTTTTTTCAAGTCGTAAGAAAAATTATTTAGGGGTAACTAATAAAGGAATAGTAGATGTAAAAGGTTTAACAGGTAAAAAGAGACATGTTCCTGAATTTATTAAAAAAGCTTTTAATGAAATGCTAAATGAATTAAAAAATGTTAAAAATGAAAAGGATTTTGAAATAGCTAAAGAAAGGATTGGAAATCTTATTAGAGAATGGTATTTCAAATTGAAAAGAGGGGATTTTGCTTTAGAAGAGCTTGCATTTCATATCATGATAAGTAGAAAACCTGAAAAATACATGAAAACAACTCCTCAACATGTTAAAGCTGCAAAAAAGCTTGAATCTCAAGGTTATGACATAGTTGCTGGAGACATAATAAGTTTTGTGAAAACTAAAAATAAGGAAGGGGTTGAACCTTTACAACTTGCTAGGAAAGATCAAATCGATACTGAAAAATATATAGAATATTTAAGGTCTACTTTTGAACAAGTATTAGATGCATTAGGAATAGATTTTAATAATATTGTTGGTGTTACATCACTAGAAAGTTTTCTATGA
- the porD gene encoding pyruvate synthase subunit PorD, with protein sequence MSKLKSWKELPIGGVILEAGSSLEYKTGSWRSQKPIINREKCVGCLFCWIYCPDSAIIRTENGKVDVNYDYCKGCGICAVECPVHVIIMKEE encoded by the coding sequence TTGAGTAAATTGAAAAGTTGGAAAGAATTACCAATTGGAGGAGTAATTTTAGAAGCTGGTTCATCTTTAGAATATAAAACTGGAAGTTGGAGAAGCCAAAAACCTATAATAAATAGAGAGAAATGTGTAGGTTGCTTATTTTGCTGGATTTATTGTCCAGATTCTGCTATAATTAGAACTGAAAATGGTAAAGTTGATGTAAATTATGACTATTGTAAGGGTTGTGGAATATGTGCAGTTGAATGTCCAGTTCATGTAATAATTATGAAGGAGGAATAG
- a CDS encoding RsmB/NOP family class I SAM-dependent RNA methyltransferase: protein MYISNYSLKDVIKISIEALKEFDNNKSIREALYNAFNKYPSSSINSRRLSLKIIKELIRRRNVIKFLVNKELEDHKEIKKEIKLFLEILFYKKFYEKISYEETLELIKIARKIFGYKNFGSIENYIGKIFTISLKEEIPKKESFNYFCPEWFIEYTYKILGRKQTINFLKKIIEKKPTYIRINTLMEDEEKILSKISLEGVKLIKDKRLKYLYKVESANKPLSLLTSYKKGFFIIEDFSSIFCIEALKPMPGEKILDICAAPGIKTSHIAQLMNNNGMIISIDSSYSRIKEFKKNMEKLKVKIALPILADATKELPIKINVDKILVDPPCSNTGALWSDPSLKWIINYNKIKKFSFLQEKILDNASNYVKNGGIIIYSTCSITIEENERVIEKFLRTHPDFSLEEIDLKIGSPGLRGLNECKRLYPHLHECNGFFIAKLKKE, encoded by the coding sequence ATGTATATAAGTAATTATTCTTTAAAAGATGTAATAAAAATTTCTATAGAAGCTTTAAAAGAATTTGATAATAATAAATCTATTAGAGAAGCCTTATATAATGCTTTTAATAAATATCCATCTTCTAGTATAAATTCACGTAGATTATCATTAAAAATTATTAAAGAATTAATTCGTAGAAGAAATGTAATAAAATTTTTAGTGAATAAGGAATTAGAAGATCATAAAGAAATTAAAAAAGAAATAAAACTTTTTTTAGAAATTCTTTTTTATAAAAAATTTTATGAAAAAATATCCTATGAAGAAACTTTAGAATTGATTAAAATTGCTAGAAAAATTTTTGGATATAAAAATTTTGGAAGTATAGAAAATTATATTGGGAAAATTTTTACAATATCTTTAAAAGAAGAAATTCCAAAAAAAGAAAGTTTTAATTATTTTTGTCCTGAATGGTTTATAGAATATACTTATAAAATTCTTGGAAGAAAACAAACTATTAATTTTTTAAAAAAGATAATTGAAAAAAAGCCAACGTATATTAGAATAAATACATTAATGGAAGATGAAGAGAAAATACTTTCTAAAATTTCTTTAGAAGGTGTAAAACTTATTAAAGATAAAAGACTTAAATATTTATATAAAGTAGAATCTGCGAATAAACCACTTAGCTTGCTCACATCTTATAAAAAAGGATTTTTTATAATAGAAGATTTTTCAAGCATTTTTTGTATAGAAGCTTTAAAGCCTATGCCCGGAGAAAAAATATTAGATATTTGTGCTGCACCAGGTATAAAAACTTCTCATATAGCACAATTAATGAATAATAATGGTATGATAATTTCAATAGATTCTTCATACTCTAGAATTAAAGAATTTAAAAAGAATATGGAAAAATTAAAAGTAAAAATTGCTTTACCTATATTAGCTGATGCAACTAAAGAATTACCAATTAAGATTAATGTGGATAAAATTTTAGTAGATCCACCATGTAGCAATACTGGTGCGCTTTGGAGCGATCCATCACTTAAGTGGATAATTAATTATAATAAAATAAAGAAATTCTCATTTTTACAAGAAAAAATTTTAGATAATGCTTCTAATTATGTTAAAAATGGAGGAATAATAATTTATTCAACTTGTAGTATTACAATTGAAGAAAATGAAAGAGTAATTGAAAAATTTTTAAGAACTCATCCAGATTTTTCTCTTGAAGAAATAGATTTAAAGATAGGATCTCCTGGTTTAAGAGGATTAAATGAATGTAAAAGGCTTTATCCACACTTACATGAATGTAATGGTTTCTTCATAGCAAAACTTAAAAAGGAGTAA